In bacterium, the following proteins share a genomic window:
- a CDS encoding PorV/PorQ family protein, with product MFKARLLMIISIILFSLFPTTSHADRARGAVLFLTIGPGARAAGMGEAFVAVADDPTATYWNPAGLGKFPLSSRWHRFSFPQSGIVSIAAVKTIRSDIDFRKFDLWAATQDSLWVLRRDRWLDHDEYTVDEPDGLPILVILDEFAMIRTYDSTYINRTVIPEFKRINNIKGDTVPQDVTVKIPFKLFVPDRITCLAGGDEVLFVGTENGVYKNSDGVWRKLKGRNSPEGLKILDMSIDSKGNLWAATNEGLFVARGTRWSKYNSSNGLPSSSVTAVCARTPKDVWVATKRGIVHFDGVNWKTTYHYYVTKKPTWEQIASAVTGAKGRDRLAALTSKLKAANGNSESETAPSDVKVPYDLPVVGEVNKIFIDSKGNVWFGTNYGLIRFDGKKFKVFGWRAEIASKETNIKDWISSKWAKQTEGTKEKLYEKIRTFNHLQDDKLEMGETIEYPSSPASGKIIDMTEGFTKGDILVATEYGLLRYYNKLKQFRYVLSGGFEKKFVKKLVSSGGEYWFATPDELTIYSKGKPGVSLMHVKWLPELAPDIYYEYLTGVYYLEDWGTVGGAITFISLGRSEQTNEVGEKLGGFYSYEMAVAASYGAKLAKGLYGGLNFKFIYSALAPRIYVGHEKKSGVGSSFAVDLGLLYETPLRGLTIGANAQHIGPNIHYIDAAQADPLPRTLRVGMAYRIRKSDYHSLIFAADIEKEIIKFKSAENPWALEWHYAVKHLGFEYTYSNFFSIRGGYIIDYDYYPRSEALDKVQQPDYKFNPDDYVAINYFTFGFGLHYGNLIFNFAYIPKVSDPEHRGGEAPLSNIMRLSITANF from the coding sequence ATGTTCAAAGCACGGCTACTAATGATAATATCAATAATACTTTTCTCTCTCTTTCCCACTACATCGCATGCTGACAGGGCAAGAGGAGCGGTTCTTTTCCTTACCATAGGTCCTGGTGCACGCGCAGCTGGCATGGGCGAGGCTTTCGTGGCCGTAGCTGACGACCCCACAGCTACTTACTGGAACCCGGCTGGTCTGGGCAAGTTCCCTCTATCAAGCAGATGGCATAGGTTTTCTTTCCCTCAAAGCGGGATAGTAAGTATCGCCGCTGTCAAAACTATTCGTTCTGACATTGACTTCCGAAAATTCGACCTTTGGGCAGCAACACAAGATTCACTATGGGTTCTAAGGCGCGACAGGTGGCTTGACCATGACGAATACACCGTGGATGAACCAGATGGTCTACCTATTCTCGTTATACTCGATGAATTCGCCATGATAAGAACATACGACTCAACATACATTAATCGGACCGTTATACCCGAGTTCAAGCGAATAAACAATATCAAAGGGGATACAGTCCCGCAGGATGTTACCGTTAAAATCCCGTTCAAACTTTTTGTGCCCGACCGGATAACATGCCTCGCAGGCGGAGATGAAGTTCTCTTCGTTGGCACTGAGAACGGAGTTTATAAAAATTCTGACGGAGTCTGGCGCAAGCTTAAAGGCAGAAACTCACCCGAGGGCTTAAAAATTCTTGACATGAGCATCGATTCTAAGGGCAACCTCTGGGCTGCCACAAACGAGGGCTTATTCGTAGCGAGGGGCACGAGGTGGTCGAAGTATAACTCGAGCAACGGTCTCCCGTCATCATCGGTTACCGCCGTTTGCGCTCGCACGCCGAAAGATGTGTGGGTCGCAACAAAACGAGGAATAGTCCATTTCGATGGGGTAAATTGGAAAACAACATACCATTACTATGTTACCAAGAAACCGACATGGGAGCAAATAGCCAGCGCTGTAACCGGCGCCAAAGGCAGGGATAGATTGGCTGCTTTGACATCGAAGCTTAAAGCCGCAAACGGCAACTCCGAATCGGAGACCGCACCATCCGATGTTAAGGTTCCATACGACCTGCCAGTCGTCGGCGAGGTCAACAAGATTTTCATCGACTCCAAAGGCAATGTATGGTTCGGCACTAACTACGGACTGATAAGGTTTGACGGAAAAAAGTTCAAGGTTTTCGGCTGGAGAGCAGAAATAGCCTCCAAGGAAACAAACATAAAAGATTGGATAAGCTCAAAATGGGCAAAACAAACGGAAGGGACAAAGGAAAAACTCTACGAGAAAATACGAACATTCAACCATCTTCAGGACGACAAACTTGAGATGGGCGAAACTATAGAATATCCATCAAGTCCCGCGAGCGGGAAAATAATCGACATGACCGAGGGATTCACTAAGGGCGACATACTGGTAGCAACAGAATACGGACTTCTGCGATATTACAATAAACTTAAGCAATTCCGCTATGTGCTCTCCGGTGGATTCGAGAAAAAATTCGTCAAAAAGCTTGTTAGTTCTGGTGGTGAGTACTGGTTTGCCACACCCGACGAACTAACCATTTACTCAAAGGGCAAGCCAGGTGTGTCGCTAATGCATGTTAAGTGGCTTCCTGAGTTAGCACCCGATATCTATTACGAATACCTTACTGGCGTCTATTATCTCGAGGACTGGGGCACGGTGGGCGGTGCGATAACATTTATTTCCCTCGGTAGAAGCGAACAAACTAACGAGGTAGGCGAGAAATTAGGCGGTTTTTACTCCTACGAAATGGCGGTAGCAGCATCCTACGGCGCCAAACTTGCCAAAGGGCTTTACGGCGGACTTAATTTCAAATTCATCTACAGTGCGCTGGCACCAAGAATTTATGTTGGTCACGAGAAGAAAAGCGGTGTGGGTTCATCTTTCGCGGTGGACTTAGGCTTGCTTTACGAAACCCCGCTTAGAGGACTTACGATAGGAGCCAATGCTCAGCATATAGGGCCAAACATTCATTATATTGATGCGGCGCAAGCTGACCCACTACCAAGAACTCTGCGCGTGGGAATGGCATACAGAATAAGGAAATCCGATTACCATTCATTAATTTTTGCAGCGGACATAGAAAAGGAAATCATAAAGTTCAAAAGCGCTGAGAATCCGTGGGCGCTCGAGTGGCATTATGCGGTCAAACACCTTGGATTTGAATACACATACTCTAACTTCTTCTCCATAAGAGGAGGTTACATAATAGACTACGACTACTATCCAAGAAGCGAAGCGTTGGACAAAGTTCAACAGCCAGACTACAAATTCAATCCGGACGACTATGTTGCCATCAACTACTTCACTTTCGGATTCGGACTCCATTACGGTAACCTTATATTCAACTTCGCATACATTCCTAAAGTTTCGGACCCGGAACACCGAGGTGGTGAGGCTCCGCTGTCGAACATTATGAGGCTTTCCATAACGGCAAACTTCTAA
- a CDS encoding VCBS repeat-containing protein: MKKLAFFSILAFLSLSSGSFRVIGITPDTLRPRFREISVPNPSPPVGKGLKRAHRFALPREPIAAPETIKVCAIRVQFQPDSNPKSTGNGQFMLEPNDSIKIDPPPHNKLYFAAHLEALKMYYQFVSHGKLVIEYDIYPDGENDAYTLPDSMGYYGPDGWFGENPGDRLYGFFRDAIKFVDSVGGVPFCNYDVIIIFHAGSDWQNDIASFFPELVEYDPNTYIPTPEDLPTAYITIPETIAGCVDRGIVMPEFCSQDGRTVALNGALAHEFGHALGLVDLYSTYDFTTAVGYFSLMDNGHAVGIYLLDEETGETLVVYGALPVYPSAWERAYLGWESPVIVDTPTTNFPIRGCELPVYDTPTIAKIPIDEFEYFLIENRRDSFWSASDSVNIKRDSLTGVIMGIQVNGEYVGAYDFLLPGAGILIWHVDERVAYGDYDDNGVDNFLDNELQWDWRRRFIDLEEADGIQGFDLWYDYLGESKDFFRWPSATMFGPNTTPNTNNNDGGRTGIEIYDISRSDTVMTFSLRYDGPHLRWKGTVGYPLLYSPVIADLDGDGKKEILAQSYGNLFVWRNDGRRFNDASDSIGLIIFDGDTVYFPFPVVYEFDTAITQPVVGDIDGDGRNEIILADSSKLIWALVPDSNTIRFNMLIGYPAYGAHPFAHTPVLHDIDSDGKDEIVIADVYGILYMLDETGIRWRFDMGGEPVGAVGIGEKVIAVAQQAKGRVYILSSTGELMGEFDLPFGKLNQPVVVVEDSDTIIVFASKESGTLPDGKGKPLPYGQAKGFLFAVNTNGEILPNFPVELPAKPSAPIVTEDEDFGFRIIFTAETLVCCYQPNGAPCENFPVTFYDEKFWDSPALVDFDSDGKIDIVAASEYDRMVCVNEFGEKSAYSPLGIGTAISSPAVGDIDDDGRAELVISSYEGIIYVWDNFGSLKDIPDYLLDARNNRVLFARATGETETKEANIVYFYNHPNPFGEVTYFRFLIKGQSGRAEITVFDDAGNIVANLSGNYVNNIPCEILWQTPGIASGIYWAVLDAGGAGTRKIAVAVVK; this comes from the coding sequence ATGAAAAAATTAGCCTTCTTCTCAATATTAGCGTTTCTATCCCTGTCAAGCGGGAGTTTTCGCGTAATAGGCATAACACCCGATACCCTGAGACCTCGATTCCGCGAAATATCCGTCCCCAATCCGTCCCCGCCTGTGGGGAAAGGACTAAAAAGAGCGCACAGATTCGCACTACCACGAGAACCCATTGCTGCCCCGGAGACGATAAAAGTTTGCGCGATAAGAGTTCAATTTCAGCCCGATTCAAACCCAAAAAGCACGGGAAACGGGCAATTCATGCTCGAACCCAACGACTCAATAAAAATCGATCCACCGCCGCACAACAAGTTGTACTTCGCCGCCCATCTCGAGGCTCTCAAAATGTATTATCAATTCGTCTCCCATGGAAAGCTCGTCATTGAGTATGACATCTATCCTGATGGTGAGAACGATGCGTACACACTTCCTGATTCCATGGGTTACTATGGTCCGGACGGGTGGTTTGGGGAAAATCCCGGCGATAGACTTTACGGATTTTTCAGGGATGCAATAAAATTTGTCGACTCTGTGGGCGGAGTTCCATTTTGCAACTATGATGTTATAATTATTTTTCATGCAGGAAGTGACTGGCAAAACGACATAGCATCATTTTTCCCAGAACTTGTTGAATATGATCCTAACACCTACATTCCCACTCCCGAAGACCTTCCCACTGCATACATAACGATTCCGGAGACCATAGCCGGGTGCGTGGACAGAGGAATAGTCATGCCGGAGTTCTGTTCGCAGGATGGAAGGACAGTAGCACTTAACGGGGCTCTTGCCCACGAGTTCGGGCACGCCTTAGGACTCGTCGACCTATATTCGACATACGACTTCACGACTGCAGTAGGATATTTCTCACTTATGGACAATGGTCACGCCGTGGGAATATATCTTCTCGATGAGGAAACAGGCGAAACGCTGGTTGTTTACGGTGCACTACCCGTCTATCCCAGCGCATGGGAAAGAGCTTATCTTGGATGGGAAAGCCCGGTAATTGTCGACACGCCGACGACAAATTTTCCCATAAGAGGTTGCGAACTACCTGTTTACGATACACCAACGATAGCGAAAATTCCGATAGATGAATTCGAATACTTTCTCATTGAAAACCGGCGAGACAGCTTCTGGAGCGCATCTGATTCAGTCAACATAAAAAGGGATTCGCTTACCGGTGTTATCATGGGAATTCAGGTCAATGGTGAATATGTTGGTGCATATGACTTTCTTCTTCCCGGGGCAGGAATCCTGATATGGCATGTTGATGAGCGCGTGGCATACGGCGATTACGACGACAACGGAGTGGACAACTTTCTCGACAACGAACTGCAATGGGACTGGCGCCGAAGGTTTATAGACCTTGAGGAGGCTGATGGTATTCAGGGGTTCGACCTTTGGTACGATTACCTTGGCGAGTCCAAGGACTTTTTCCGCTGGCCCAGCGCAACGATGTTCGGACCCAACACAACTCCAAATACTAACAACAATGATGGCGGACGAACAGGGATAGAGATTTACGATATCTCACGCTCTGATACGGTGATGACATTTTCCCTTCGTTACGATGGTCCTCATCTTCGCTGGAAAGGAACGGTAGGCTACCCACTACTTTATTCGCCTGTTATCGCGGACCTTGACGGTGACGGCAAAAAAGAAATATTGGCTCAAAGTTACGGGAATCTTTTTGTCTGGCGCAACGACGGGAGAAGATTCAACGATGCCAGCGATTCTATAGGTCTTATAATTTTTGATGGCGACACCGTGTACTTCCCGTTTCCGGTAGTTTACGAATTCGACACAGCAATAACCCAGCCTGTTGTTGGCGACATAGATGGCGATGGACGAAATGAAATAATTCTTGCGGACAGCTCAAAGCTAATCTGGGCGCTCGTCCCCGACTCTAACACCATACGGTTTAATATGCTTATAGGTTATCCTGCTTACGGTGCTCATCCATTTGCGCACACCCCTGTACTTCACGATATAGACTCCGACGGTAAAGATGAGATAGTCATAGCAGATGTTTACGGAATACTATACATGCTCGACGAAACAGGCATAAGATGGCGTTTTGACATGGGCGGCGAACCTGTGGGCGCAGTTGGTATAGGAGAAAAAGTAATCGCAGTAGCGCAGCAGGCAAAAGGTCGAGTATACATTCTCTCCTCAACCGGCGAGCTCATGGGCGAATTCGACCTCCCCTTCGGCAAACTTAATCAGCCGGTGGTGGTTGTTGAAGATTCGGATACGATAATAGTTTTCGCTTCGAAAGAGTCAGGCACACTCCCGGACGGGAAGGGAAAACCATTGCCATATGGGCAAGCCAAAGGATTCCTTTTCGCTGTGAACACTAACGGGGAAATCTTGCCGAATTTTCCGGTAGAGCTTCCCGCAAAACCATCAGCACCAATAGTAACTGAAGATGAGGACTTTGGCTTTAGAATCATATTCACTGCCGAAACGCTTGTATGTTGCTACCAGCCCAATGGTGCACCATGTGAGAACTTTCCTGTAACATTTTACGACGAAAAATTCTGGGATTCACCAGCATTGGTAGATTTCGATTCTGACGGCAAAATCGACATAGTAGCTGCATCCGAATACGATAGAATGGTTTGCGTGAACGAATTCGGCGAAAAGTCAGCTTATTCTCCGCTTGGAATCGGAACAGCCATTTCGTCCCCTGCGGTAGGAGACATCGACGACGATGGCAGAGCGGAACTCGTGATATCATCCTACGAGGGTATAATTTATGTTTGGGATAACTTCGGCAGCCTCAAAGACATTCCAGACTATCTTCTTGACGCAAGAAATAAT